The following proteins are encoded in a genomic region of Terriglobales bacterium:
- a CDS encoding deoxyguanosinetriphosphate triphosphohydrolase, whose translation MLAPYAVRVEESRGRRHPEPPHPYRNDFQRDRDRIVHARAFRRLENKTQVFTRRLSDHFRNRLTHTIEVSQISRTIAAALGLNLDLVEALALAHDLGHPPFGHAGEQALDAAMRAHGSFFDHNLHALRIVEDFERRYAAFRGLNLTFEVREGIVKHSRDYHAGDFPELAEYLLEQRPPLEAQLIDLTDEIAYNTADLDDGLESRLLTLRQIRQGVESFDRLYREVQTKYPGAPEKLKFNEALKRLIDRMVTDLIENTRARVAAAGAQSVEDVRRHPERLAAFSPAVEAERRAAKEFLYQNLYFSARLDPEKQQAERVIRELFEHWLARPETLPAGYQEKARQEPLPRVVCDYIAGMTDPFIVKQHRKLLGGKQT comes from the coding sequence ATGCTCGCCCCGTATGCGGTCAGAGTGGAGGAATCGCGCGGGCGCCGTCATCCCGAGCCCCCGCATCCCTACCGCAACGACTTCCAGCGCGACCGCGACCGCATCGTGCACGCGCGCGCCTTCCGCCGACTGGAAAACAAGACCCAGGTCTTCACCCGCCGCCTCTCCGACCACTTCCGCAACCGGCTGACCCACACTATCGAAGTCTCGCAGATCTCGCGCACCATCGCCGCCGCCCTGGGGCTGAACCTGGACCTGGTGGAGGCGCTGGCCCTGGCCCACGACCTTGGCCATCCTCCCTTCGGCCACGCCGGGGAGCAGGCTTTGGACGCGGCCATGCGCGCCCACGGCTCCTTCTTCGACCACAACCTGCACGCGCTGCGCATCGTCGAGGACTTCGAACGGCGCTACGCTGCCTTCCGCGGCCTCAATCTCACCTTCGAGGTGCGCGAGGGCATCGTCAAGCACTCCCGCGACTACCACGCCGGCGACTTCCCCGAACTGGCTGAGTACCTGCTCGAGCAGCGCCCGCCGCTCGAAGCCCAGCTCATCGACCTCACCGACGAGATCGCCTACAACACCGCCGACCTGGACGACGGCCTGGAGTCACGCCTGCTCACCTTGCGGCAGATCCGCCAGGGGGTGGAGAGCTTCGACCGCCTGTACCGCGAGGTGCAGACGAAGTACCCGGGCGCGCCCGAGAAGCTGAAGTTCAACGAGGCCCTCAAGCGCCTGATCGACCGCATGGTCACCGACCTGATCGAGAACACGCGCGCGCGGGTGGCGGCCGCGGGCGCGCAGTCGGTGGAAGACGTGCGCCGCCATCCTGAGCGCTTGGCCGCCTTCAGCCCCGCAGTCGAGGCCGAGCGCCGTGCCGCCAAGGAGTTTCTCTATCAGAACCTCTACTTCAGCGCCCGCCTCGATCCGGAAAAGCAGCAGGCGGAGCGGGTGATCCGGGAATTGTTCGAGCACTGGCTGGCGCGGCCGGAGACGTTGCCCGCCGGCTATCAGGAGAAGGCCCGGCAGGAGCCCCTGCCGCGCGTGGTCTGCGACTACATCGCGGGCATGACCGACCCCTTCATCGTCAAGCAGCACCGCAAGCTGCTGGGCGGAAAGCAAACCTAA
- a CDS encoding tetratricopeptide repeat protein: protein MRIRYVVPLVVLASLLAYSQQAPKPQESAPPEATPKAPDHAAAYYHAMLAHSYEEQRQYSKAIDEYKLAIAADPTDSYLAGQLVELYANSGRIREAVLAAQEILKRDPNNVAVHKQLGRIYLRSLGDVQAGQQSDDLLRLALEQYQEIVRLEPTAENHLLLGRLYRLNNNTAAAESEFKAAVAAQPDSEEAVSNLALLYNEESDYAHAIQLLTAVPEAARSPKIYATLGYTYEQQKDYQRAVEAYRKAVELDHDNLDAIRGLAQNLLNDGQMEAALEQYKVVAEADPQDAQAFLRMAEIYRRTGRFDAALDNLKKVEALAPGSLEVPYNMALVYDSEGRFPEAVQKLQALLDQTAKPDGNYSSADRANRAIFLERLGNVYREMNQPLQAVDTFRKMLELGDDNASRAYQEIVELYRDAKQWNLAMAAAQEAVAKLPQDRTLKMVLAAQMADAGQPEAALAQVSSLLKGTPDDRDVYLTLTTLYSRLKRWGDAEEALRKADALVSRPDDRDYDNFLWGSLYERQKKYDLAEEMFKKVIAGDPRNAAALNYLGYMLADRGQRLEEALGYIQKAVRLEPENGAYLDSLGWTYFKLGNYELAEQNLRKAVDRMGNDGTIQDHMAEVYEKKGDLRQAVAHWERALAEWSKSSPADVDSADVARVQKKLESTKVRLAQQKSQ, encoded by the coding sequence ATGAGAATCCGATACGTTGTTCCGCTCGTCGTCCTGGCATCACTCCTGGCGTATTCCCAGCAGGCGCCCAAGCCCCAGGAGTCGGCCCCACCCGAGGCCACGCCCAAAGCTCCCGACCACGCCGCCGCCTACTACCACGCCATGCTGGCGCACAGCTATGAGGAGCAGCGGCAGTACAGCAAGGCCATCGATGAATACAAGCTGGCCATCGCCGCCGATCCCACCGACTCCTACCTGGCAGGGCAACTGGTGGAGCTCTACGCCAACAGCGGGCGCATCCGCGAGGCGGTGCTGGCGGCCCAGGAGATCCTCAAGCGCGATCCCAACAACGTGGCCGTGCACAAGCAGTTGGGGCGCATCTACCTGCGCTCGCTGGGAGACGTGCAGGCGGGGCAGCAGTCCGACGACCTCCTGCGCCTGGCCCTGGAGCAGTATCAGGAGATCGTGCGCCTGGAGCCCACGGCCGAGAACCATCTTCTGCTGGGGCGGCTCTACCGGCTGAACAACAACACGGCCGCGGCGGAGAGCGAGTTCAAGGCCGCGGTCGCGGCCCAGCCCGACTCCGAAGAAGCGGTCAGCAATCTCGCCCTGCTTTACAACGAAGAGAGCGACTACGCGCACGCCATCCAGCTCCTGACCGCGGTGCCGGAGGCGGCCCGCTCCCCCAAGATCTACGCCACCCTGGGCTATACCTACGAGCAGCAGAAGGACTACCAGCGCGCGGTCGAGGCCTACCGCAAGGCCGTCGAACTGGACCACGACAATCTGGATGCCATCCGCGGCCTGGCCCAGAACCTGCTCAACGACGGCCAGATGGAGGCCGCCCTGGAGCAATACAAGGTCGTCGCCGAGGCCGATCCCCAGGACGCCCAGGCCTTTCTGCGCATGGCCGAGATCTACCGCCGCACCGGGCGGTTCGACGCCGCCCTCGACAACCTGAAGAAGGTGGAGGCGCTGGCGCCGGGCTCGCTCGAGGTTCCCTACAACATGGCCCTGGTGTACGACAGCGAGGGGCGCTTCCCGGAGGCGGTGCAGAAACTGCAGGCCCTGCTCGACCAGACCGCCAAGCCCGACGGCAACTATAGCTCCGCCGACCGCGCCAATCGCGCCATCTTCCTGGAGCGGCTGGGGAATGTCTATCGGGAGATGAACCAGCCGCTGCAGGCGGTGGACACGTTCCGCAAGATGCTGGAGCTGGGCGACGACAACGCTTCCCGCGCCTACCAGGAGATCGTCGAGCTCTACCGCGACGCCAAGCAGTGGAACCTGGCCATGGCCGCGGCCCAGGAAGCGGTCGCCAAGTTGCCCCAGGACCGCACCCTGAAGATGGTGCTGGCCGCGCAGATGGCCGACGCGGGCCAGCCCGAGGCCGCCCTCGCCCAGGTCAGCAGCCTGCTCAAGGGCACGCCCGACGACCGCGACGTCTACCTCACCCTCACCACCCTCTACAGCCGGCTGAAGCGCTGGGGAGACGCGGAGGAGGCGCTGCGCAAGGCCGATGCGCTGGTTTCCCGGCCCGACGACCGCGACTACGACAACTTCCTGTGGGGCTCGCTCTATGAGCGCCAGAAGAAGTACGACCTGGCCGAGGAGATGTTCAAGAAGGTGATCGCCGGCGATCCCCGCAACGCCGCCGCCCTCAACTACCTGGGCTACATGCTGGCCGACCGCGGCCAGCGCCTGGAAGAGGCCCTCGGCTACATCCAGAAAGCGGTGCGGCTGGAGCCGGAGAACGGCGCCTACCTGGACTCGCTGGGCTGGACCTACTTCAAGCTGGGCAACTACGAACTGGCGGAGCAGAATCTGCGCAAGGCCGTGGATCGCATGGGCAACGACGGCACCATCCAGGACCACATGGCGGAGGTGTACGAGAAGAAGGGCGACCTGCGCCAGGCCGTCGCCCACTGGGAGCGGGCGCTGGCGGAGTGGAGCAAGTCCAGCCCCGCCGACGTGGACTCCGCCGACGTCGCCCGCGTGCAGAAGAAGCTGGAATCCACCAAGGTCCGCCTGGCCCAGCAGAAGAGTCAGTGA